The window TGCATATTTAATTTTCAACAcaacatgatcactctttcctaAGGGAGGaatgtactgaatgtcaaatatctctcatTCTTGGTGAATACTAAATCCAGTAGTGATGGAACATTTCCTTTCCCCCATTCTTGTGGCCTACTTAATGTGTTGATATATGAATGtctccaggatgaggtttacaaatctaccTGTCCAAATGTGtgcaattttttttgtttttttttgtacgAGTCGCTATATTATATACAAAAATGGTCCAAGCACAGTAACTGGATACCAGGGACCTTCAGAGTACATTTCTCAGCAAGAGCTTGTTTCCACTCTCTGGGCTTGAAGCTTGTGTGGATCAGCCCAAACCTTTGCTGCCCATTCTCCTCTGCTTCTGCCACATTGCTGTTCCTGGCAAGTCGTCTTGAATTGACTGTTATCTCTGAGATGCAGTCAGTTTATCTCCTGACAGATCCTATGTGCCTCTTGCTGCTGCTTCCTTAGGTAAGTTCCTGTTGGTTGGTTTTCACATAAGCGTAGATTTGCATCATGGAGAGATGGCATGAGGAACAGCCGATTGGGCCTTGCTCAGAAATGTGTCAAGTGGATTAAACATCCCTTTCAGAAGGACACGTCGGTTGCTTCCCATTCTCGGTCTTTAATTCGTCTTCCCTTAGTATACTTGGACGAGATTATATTGTAAAATATTGGCCACCTCCCTCAAATGGGTACTAGTTAATACTACGACCTTGTCATGATCTATGTAGTGGTAGTTGCTAATTTGTAGCTTCAGAGCAATTATTGACTCTGAATTGATTATATTTGAattgattattattatattgatTATCTTTTGTCCCAATTATCTTGGTGGGGCTCAGTCATTTGGGCCTTGGtatattgtacagtactgtacttgtataTGTTGTAATTTATGAAATTGTATATTCATTAAATGTGAAGCAAATTGTTTTAAGTATGGTCCATTGTCTTATGCAGTTACATGTGAGTTAATAAAATAAGCAAATTTGCTTTTTACAgtattattttgtttgtatctATAGATTATTTTTCATGGAACTGTGTAGCATTGTCTAGTACAGTATATTCATTGACATGCATTGAAGATTTTTAATCTTTTTCAGGTGCTGAAGGATATCATGGATGCACTAGAAAGACTCCTTGGCCACTTGCCCCCGGTTCTGCCAAGCCTTAAAGAACAAATAGAGGAATATCTTTTGACCCCCGAGAAGCTACCCATCCATGACCCTGTTCATTCCAGACGATGGTTTCCCAGGCACCCAAATCCCACTCGTCTCTACAGTGTTTCTTTGTTACCAGCAAGTTCGTGTCTTGAAGTCGAGCGGGACCCTGCCACGGGTGAAATTTCTGGGCTTCGTGAAATTGTAAACAGGGATGCAGGAGCTACAGCTAAAAATTCTCTCTCCATGAGACGTGCACCAGGTCCTCCTGAGGAGATTGTTAGGGGCTCCTCGACTAACTTTCCTTTCTGGCCAGGTGGCTTCCCAGAACCAGCTCTGGATAAGAAGTCTGTTGAGGAAGAATTTCAACTCGATAGGAGTAATTATCTCACAAAGCATCCAAGACTATCTCGGGGAATGGATTTTGAAGAACCAGTAAATTTGATTGAAGAAAAAGAGGAAGAAAAACCAACCCCAATTGCACCCGAATTAGTTGTTAGCATAACAGATATGCTAAAAGTGGATGAAAATGTACTTAAAATCTTTGATGAGAAAACTGAAAAGGTTGAAAAGAAAGAACTTGCTTTAACTTTAGAAGGGCTGAATGAAGAAGACACTACACTTGTTAGCAATTTTAACATTGAACCACCCCCGAAAAAAGATGAATTTGTATTAAATATAAGTGATGGTTCAAAATCTACAACTGTGGTGGTTAACACAGAGTGGGCAGAAAATGTTGATATTAATTCTCCAGTTGATGACTTTAACTCGCAAGTTCCCAACCCTGCCTGCACATACCCATTTGAACTAGATACATTTCAAAAGCAAGCAATTTTGCACTTGGAGAAGCATGATTGTGTGTTTGTAGCTGCCCACACCTCTGCTGGAAAAACAGTAGTGGCTGAATATGCAATTGCATTGACATTAAAACATATGACTCGAGCAGTTTATACTTCTCCAATTAAAGCACTTTCAAATCAGAAATACAGAGATTTTAAAataaaatttgatgatgtgggtcTTTTGACAGGTGATATTCAAATTAACCCAAAAGCATCTTGTTTAATCATGACAACAGAAATTTTACAGTCTATGCTATACAATGGCAGTGATTTGATAAGAGACTTAGAGTGGGTTATTTTTGATGAAGTTCACTATATTAATAATGCTGAAAGAGGCCATGTATGGGAGGAAGTGTTAATAATGTTGCCTAGTACTGTCAATATTGTGCTACTGTCTGCAACAGTGCCCAATACAATTGAATTTGCTGATTGGATCGGTAGAATTAAGAAAAGAAAAATCTATGTAATTAGCACCAGTAAGCGTCCTGTACCTTTAGAGCACTATTTGTACACTGGCACTGGTGGTAAGACCAAAGATGAACGCTTCTTGTTAGTAGATGCTAGTGGCACCTTTATCACTAAGGGTTACAATGATGCCGTGGCAGCAAAGAATGAAAGGAGTAAGAAAAGTCAACAGATTCAGGGGCCAAAGCAAGGAAGACATCATATGGGAGAAAAGCAGGAGAAAAATATGTGGATTGGTCTTGTTGACCACTTGAGTAGAAGAGACTTGTTGCCCATTGTAGCTTTCACTCTGTCTAAAAAGCGATGTGATAGTAATGCTACTCAGCTGATGAGCCAAGACTTGACAACAAATAGAGAAAAGGGGGAGATACATTCTTTTATTAAGAAGTGTATAGATAGACTTCAGGGAACAGATAAAGAATTACCTCAGGTCATTTACATGAGAAATTTATTACTTAAAGGCATTGGCATTCACCACAGTGGCATTCTTCCCATCCTGAAGGAAGTTGTAGAAATGCTGTTTGCCAAAGGACTTGTAAAGCTTCTGTTTGCAACAGAAACATTTGCAATGGGTGTAAACATGCCTGCAAGATGTGTGATATTTGATTCAATTAGGAAACATGATGGAACCGGTTTCCGTGACTTAGTACCGAGCGAATATATCCAGATGGCAGGCCGTGCTGGCCGTAGAGGCTTGGATACTACCGGGACAGTTATTATTCTG of the Procambarus clarkii isolate CNS0578487 chromosome 56, FALCON_Pclarkii_2.0, whole genome shotgun sequence genome contains:
- the LOC138349523 gene encoding superkiller complex protein 2-like, coding for MDALERLLGHLPPVLPSLKEQIEEYLLTPEKLPIHDPVHSRRWFPRHPNPTRLYSVSLLPASSCLEVERDPATGEISGLREIVNRDAGATAKNSLSMRRAPGPPEEIVRGSSTNFPFWPGGFPEPALDKKSVEEEFQLDRSNYLTKHPRLSRGMDFEEPVNLIEEKEEEKPTPIAPELVVSITDMLKVDENVLKIFDEKTEKVEKKELALTLEGLNEEDTTLVSNFNIEPPPKKDEFVLNISDGSKSTTVVVNTEWAENVDINSPVDDFNSQVPNPACTYPFELDTFQKQAILHLEKHDCVFVAAHTSAGKTVVAEYAIALTLKHMTRAVYTSPIKALSNQKYRDFKIKFDDVGLLTGDIQINPKASCLIMTTEILQSMLYNGSDLIRDLEWVIFDEVHYINNAERGHVWEEVLIMLPSTVNIVLLSATVPNTIEFADWIGRIKKRKIYVISTSKRPVPLEHYLYTGTGGKTKDERFLLVDASGTFITKGYNDAVAAKNERSKKSQQIQGPKQGRHHMGEKQEKNMWIGLVDHLSRRDLLPIVAFTLSKKRCDSNATQLMSQDLTTNREKGEIHSFIKKCIDRLQGTDKELPQVIYMRNLLLKGIGIHHSGILPILKEVVEMLFAKGLVKLLFATETFAMGVNMPARCVIFDSIRKHDGTGFRDLVPSEYIQMAGRAGRRGLDTTGTVIILCKTDVPELSDLHRMMLGKPTKLESRFKLTYSMILNILRVESISVEDMMKRSFSEVLQMANQSKYEEELKVAEMKLSKEPEFECMMCKDIDEYYVSAREYVEQRKHVHKFILAFPGVMKAMTPGRILIISYGQYQFYLACLLKIDIKDKNKLTVFILKNKNEPTSLSKEELKLKEALAACQEKFEVLEDTSDHTFLDIVPENLAAITNKVIKVNGEKIIENIKKRQIPRFKADPPSESVMVVLNELQRINESGGENLVYLNFIHDLGVKEITAVSQIHILDILKKKVVERSCLECTQFREHFDHTFIKLNLREQVGRLKFLMSEEALQLHPEYQMRIKVLKKLGYIENNNTVTLKGRVACEMGNHELMVTELVLENVFADSPVEIIASLLSSMVFQQKNCSEPNLTAELKKGIKQFKSVAQRIGEVQKECGLPEPVGDFVDQFNFGLTEVVYEWAHGMPFNKIMELTDVQEGITVKCIQRLDETLKDVKNAAHIIGDPNLREKMEAASTTIKRDIVFTPSLYTQ